The Microbacter sp. GSS18 genome has a segment encoding these proteins:
- a CDS encoding family 43 glycosylhydrolase gives MTTLHNPLINGFHPDPSVVKVDDAWYLATSSFEYLPGIPIHRSTDFETWELIGHVATRPGQLGVEGVPTGGGAWAPTIRHHGGLFHLVITDALGRGMLHFTAADAAGPWSDGDLILTQDGSANVAGIDPDIAWDASGTTYVTFSGLHFDAEMDPTAPTHLGIQQVKVDLATHRALEAPRSLWSGTGLMFPEAPHLYEVDGTWYLMIAEGGTERGHTISIARGASPEGPFEGAPGNPLVSARSTPRPVQNTGHGDLVVGPDGDWLCVLLGVRPRSGTRAFSALGRETFVTPVTWENGWPAIAPVELDPRDGTNVDIRFDGPLEDEWIGVRRFPSEFSEVAGDRLVLAADGSTLADPKPVFAGRRQEHLTNEVTVTIDVSDGVGGLAVRYDEQFRIEIEAGRGAVVARAHVGGLHQEWSHPFTGDTIDLHLASQAPTGPTSGMLPTSDVFHLAATIDGERVELAQIDGRFLSSEVTESFTGRVIGVYAVEGRVAVTRWVAEGHDR, from the coding sequence ATGACCACCCTGCACAACCCCCTGATCAACGGCTTCCACCCCGACCCGTCGGTCGTGAAGGTCGACGACGCCTGGTACCTGGCGACGAGTTCGTTCGAGTACCTGCCCGGCATCCCGATCCACCGATCGACCGACTTCGAGACGTGGGAGCTGATCGGCCATGTCGCCACACGTCCGGGGCAGCTCGGCGTCGAGGGCGTGCCCACCGGCGGCGGCGCGTGGGCGCCGACGATCCGCCATCACGGCGGGCTGTTCCACCTCGTGATCACCGACGCGCTGGGGCGAGGGATGCTGCACTTCACCGCCGCGGATGCTGCGGGTCCGTGGAGCGACGGCGACCTGATCCTCACGCAGGACGGGTCCGCGAACGTCGCGGGCATCGATCCCGACATCGCGTGGGATGCCTCCGGCACCACCTACGTGACGTTCTCGGGTCTTCACTTCGACGCCGAGATGGACCCCACCGCACCCACGCACCTGGGCATCCAGCAGGTGAAGGTCGATCTTGCCACCCACCGCGCCCTCGAAGCGCCGCGCTCGCTGTGGTCGGGTACGGGGCTGATGTTCCCCGAGGCCCCGCACCTCTACGAGGTGGACGGGACGTGGTACCTGATGATCGCGGAGGGCGGCACCGAGCGCGGCCACACGATCTCGATCGCGCGCGGCGCCTCCCCCGAGGGACCCTTCGAGGGCGCCCCGGGCAACCCGCTCGTCTCGGCCCGTTCGACGCCCCGCCCGGTGCAGAACACCGGGCACGGCGACCTCGTCGTGGGGCCCGACGGCGACTGGCTCTGCGTCCTGCTGGGCGTCCGTCCGCGCAGCGGCACCCGCGCGTTCTCGGCCCTCGGCCGCGAGACGTTCGTGACGCCCGTGACGTGGGAGAACGGCTGGCCCGCCATCGCTCCTGTCGAGCTCGACCCACGCGACGGGACCAACGTCGACATCCGCTTCGACGGACCCTTGGAAGACGAGTGGATCGGCGTCCGCCGTTTCCCGTCGGAGTTCTCCGAGGTCGCCGGCGACCGCCTCGTGCTCGCGGCGGACGGGAGCACTCTCGCCGACCCGAAGCCGGTCTTCGCCGGCCGCCGCCAGGAACACCTCACCAACGAGGTGACGGTGACGATCGACGTCTCCGACGGGGTGGGCGGGCTCGCAGTGCGCTACGACGAGCAGTTCCGTATCGAGATCGAGGCGGGCCGCGGCGCGGTCGTCGCGCGCGCACACGTCGGGGGCCTGCATCAGGAGTGGTCGCACCCCTTCACCGGGGACACGATCGACCTGCATCTCGCCTCGCAGGCGCCCACGGGCCCCACGAGCGGCATGCTCCCCACCAGCGACGTCTTCCACCTCGCCGCCACGATCGACGGCGAGCGGGTGGAGCTCGCGCAGATCGACGGGCGCTTCCTGTCGTCCGAGGTCACGGAGTCGTTCACGGGCCGCGTCATCGGCGTCTACGCCGTCGAGGGCCGCGTCGCCGTCACCCGATGGGTCGCCGAGGGCCACGACCGATGA
- a CDS encoding glycoside hydrolase family 3 N-terminal domain-containing protein — protein sequence MNDETAAPKTPGERPWMDASLPIDTRVELLLSAMTPEEKVGLMFQPMIMVGPDGALSDGEPAFGIPSTSDYVETRHLAHFNLLGGAGSAGEIARWNNRLQELAASTRLGIPITVSTDPRHSFSENPGAAIVAGAFSQWPEPLGLAATRDAELVHRFADIARREYLAVGLRVALHPQLDLATEPRWARALQTFGEDADLAGDLGAAYIRGFQGDELGPDSVATMTKHFPGGGPQKDGEDPHFAYGREQVYPGGAFEQHLEPFAKAFAAGTSQIMPYYGMPVGTEHEEVGFGFNRSVITGLLRERFGFDGIVCTDWGLISDANIMGDHHPARAWGAEHLSRGERVAKVLDAGVDQFGGEHCTDVLLDLVRAGDVTEERLDVSARRLLREKFVLGLFDDPYVDADRADEIVGAADFRAAGEAAQRASITVLSTSSALPIRSGARIYAEGIAAESLAPYGTAVNSPADADIAILRIHAPYEQRETAFENFFHAGSLEFGDETLAHVREIAEVVPTVVDVFLDRPAILAPIVETAAAVTANWGASAAALLDVLTGAVPATGKLPFDVPRSMEAVEASSPDLPFDTANPLFRFGHGLSLTD from the coding sequence ATGAACGACGAGACCGCCGCCCCCAAAACCCCCGGCGAGCGCCCGTGGATGGACGCGTCACTGCCGATCGACACGCGCGTCGAGCTGCTGCTGTCGGCGATGACGCCCGAGGAGAAGGTCGGGCTGATGTTCCAGCCCATGATCATGGTCGGGCCCGACGGCGCACTGTCGGACGGCGAGCCCGCGTTCGGCATCCCATCGACGAGCGACTACGTCGAGACCAGGCACCTGGCGCACTTCAACCTCCTGGGCGGCGCCGGCTCGGCCGGTGAGATCGCGCGCTGGAACAACCGGCTGCAGGAGCTCGCTGCTTCGACCCGCCTCGGCATCCCGATCACGGTCTCGACCGACCCGCGCCACTCGTTCAGCGAGAACCCCGGAGCGGCGATCGTCGCCGGCGCGTTCTCGCAGTGGCCCGAGCCCCTGGGACTCGCGGCCACGCGGGACGCCGAGCTCGTCCACCGGTTCGCCGACATCGCACGCCGGGAGTACCTCGCCGTCGGTCTTCGGGTGGCGCTGCATCCGCAGCTCGACCTCGCGACGGAGCCCCGCTGGGCGCGGGCGCTCCAGACCTTCGGCGAGGACGCCGACCTCGCCGGCGACCTGGGGGCGGCGTACATCCGTGGGTTCCAGGGCGACGAGCTCGGCCCGGACTCGGTCGCGACGATGACCAAGCACTTCCCCGGCGGCGGCCCGCAGAAGGACGGCGAGGACCCGCACTTCGCCTACGGCCGTGAGCAGGTGTATCCGGGCGGCGCGTTCGAGCAGCACCTCGAGCCGTTCGCCAAGGCCTTCGCCGCCGGGACGAGCCAGATCATGCCCTACTACGGCATGCCCGTGGGCACCGAGCACGAAGAGGTCGGGTTCGGCTTCAACCGCTCGGTCATCACCGGGCTGCTGCGCGAGCGGTTCGGGTTCGACGGCATCGTGTGCACCGACTGGGGGTTGATCAGCGACGCGAACATCATGGGCGACCACCATCCCGCCCGCGCGTGGGGCGCTGAGCATCTGTCCCGCGGCGAGCGCGTCGCGAAGGTGCTGGACGCGGGCGTCGACCAGTTCGGCGGGGAGCACTGCACCGACGTGCTCCTCGACCTGGTCCGCGCCGGCGACGTGACCGAGGAGCGCCTGGACGTCTCGGCGCGGCGCCTGCTTCGCGAGAAGTTCGTGCTCGGGCTCTTCGACGACCCCTACGTCGACGCAGACCGCGCGGACGAGATCGTCGGCGCGGCGGACTTCCGCGCCGCGGGAGAGGCAGCGCAGCGCGCCTCGATCACGGTGCTGTCCACGTCATCCGCGCTGCCGATCCGCTCCGGCGCGCGCATCTACGCCGAGGGGATCGCCGCGGAGTCGCTGGCCCCGTACGGAACCGCGGTGAACTCGCCCGCCGACGCCGATATCGCGATCCTGCGCATCCACGCCCCCTACGAACAGCGCGAGACGGCCTTCGAGAACTTCTTCCACGCCGGATCGCTCGAGTTCGGCGACGAGACCCTCGCCCACGTGCGCGAGATCGCCGAGGTCGTGCCGACGGTCGTGGACGTCTTCCTCGACCGCCCCGCGATCCTCGCGCCGATCGTCGAGACGGCGGCGGCGGTCACGGCGAACTGGGGAGCGTCGGCGGCGGCGCTGCTCGACGTCCTCACCGGCGCGGTGCCGGCGACCGGGAAGCTGCCATTCGACGTGCCCCGCTCCATGGAGGCCGTCGAGGCGTCGAGCCCCGATCTCCCGTTCGACACGGCGAATCCGCTCTTCCGGTTCGGCCACGGGCTGTCGCTGACGGACTGA
- a CDS encoding phosphatase PAP2 family protein, with protein sequence MTTTSPSATTSSGALARRRPARLLWWALGLTGAFTLMGVLVALDAERPFTQALDDVWRAFVGASPDGVAYRQPLAMFFQLLGEGPGALVMLILLPAGLAIVGRWRSALFFIAACMTGMGLYSQGMKNLVDRPRPAADEALGLFGPLFSVDHGSFPSGHAVSAGVLAVAVLALIPATHRVLRIVWGVVGGLIMLGMIWQRTLINAHWVSDAVFGAIAGSAAVLLMWWAFWPWLQKDYGRPVWFLHRGRRASAAA encoded by the coding sequence ATGACGACGACATCCCCCTCCGCCACGACGTCCAGCGGTGCCCTCGCGCGGCGCCGCCCGGCTCGCCTGCTGTGGTGGGCGCTCGGCCTGACGGGCGCCTTCACCCTGATGGGCGTGCTGGTGGCGCTCGACGCCGAGCGGCCGTTCACCCAGGCCCTCGACGACGTGTGGCGAGCGTTCGTGGGCGCCTCACCCGACGGCGTCGCCTACCGCCAGCCGCTCGCGATGTTCTTCCAGCTCCTCGGCGAGGGACCTGGGGCGCTCGTGATGCTGATCCTCCTGCCCGCCGGACTCGCGATCGTCGGCCGCTGGCGGTCCGCGCTGTTCTTCATCGCCGCGTGCATGACCGGCATGGGCCTGTACTCCCAGGGCATGAAGAACCTCGTGGACCGCCCGCGCCCGGCGGCGGACGAAGCCCTGGGGCTGTTCGGCCCGCTGTTCTCGGTCGATCACGGCTCGTTCCCCTCGGGCCATGCCGTCTCGGCGGGTGTCCTCGCCGTCGCGGTGCTCGCGCTCATCCCCGCCACCCACCGCGTGCTGCGCATCGTATGGGGTGTCGTCGGCGGCCTCATCATGCTCGGCATGATCTGGCAGCGAACGCTGATCAACGCGCACTGGGTCTCGGACGCGGTCTTCGGCGCGATCGCCGGCTCGGCCGCCGTCCTGCTGATGTGGTGGGCGTTCTGGCCGTGGCTTCAGAAGGACTACGGCCGCCCTGTCTGGTTCCTGCACCGCGGGCGCCGCGCGTCGGCCGCGGCCTGA
- a CDS encoding PHB depolymerase family esterase, with amino-acid sequence MIETTRPAPARPRRLWLRRTLIVLGSVVGALVLTAGALGAWFLYAPAPAEPELDAQVVEGSVRVGGMTREYLAVVPDDLPEDAPVVMAFHGSRMDAAGMRAASGYRFDELAVERGFVAVYPEGYESTWHDCRAETPYPARLEGVDDVAFVDALIGDLASAHGTSTDRVFAAGLSNGGHFAFRLATEAPDLVQGIAAFAAAYPADESSVCTWAGASVPAMLVLGTADPINPFEGGEAGTFGGTLGTVMSADDSAAFLAERAGDATRAETAPFTNTAAEGETDVTRTLYEGGAPVVLYAVEGGGHVVPNPIYAQPRAMGATTAHLDGPLAAVDFFLGD; translated from the coding sequence ATGATCGAGACCACCCGTCCCGCTCCCGCACGCCCGCGGCGCCTGTGGCTGCGGCGGACGCTGATCGTCCTCGGCTCCGTCGTCGGCGCACTCGTGCTGACCGCCGGCGCCCTGGGCGCCTGGTTCCTCTACGCGCCCGCACCGGCGGAGCCGGAGCTGGATGCGCAGGTCGTCGAGGGCTCGGTGAGGGTCGGCGGGATGACGCGCGAATACCTCGCCGTCGTCCCCGACGACCTGCCCGAGGATGCCCCGGTCGTGATGGCGTTCCACGGCTCGCGCATGGATGCCGCGGGCATGCGCGCGGCATCCGGGTATCGCTTCGACGAGCTCGCGGTCGAGCGCGGATTCGTCGCCGTCTACCCCGAGGGGTACGAGTCGACGTGGCACGACTGTCGCGCCGAGACGCCGTACCCGGCGCGGCTGGAGGGCGTCGACGACGTCGCGTTCGTCGACGCGCTCATCGGCGACCTCGCGTCGGCCCACGGCACCAGCACCGACCGCGTGTTCGCCGCCGGGCTCTCGAACGGGGGCCACTTCGCGTTCCGCCTCGCCACCGAGGCGCCCGACCTCGTGCAGGGGATCGCGGCGTTCGCCGCGGCGTACCCCGCGGACGAGAGCAGCGTGTGCACGTGGGCCGGCGCGTCCGTCCCCGCCATGCTCGTGCTCGGGACCGCCGACCCCATCAACCCGTTCGAGGGCGGCGAGGCGGGAACCTTCGGCGGGACCCTCGGCACGGTGATGTCCGCCGACGACAGCGCCGCGTTCCTCGCGGAGCGTGCCGGCGACGCGACCCGGGCCGAGACGGCGCCGTTCACCAACACGGCCGCCGAGGGCGAGACGGATGTGACGCGCACGCTCTACGAGGGCGGGGCGCCCGTGGTGCTCTACGCCGTCGAGGGCGGCGGGCACGTCGTGCCCAACCCGATCTATGCGCAGCCCCGGGCGATGGGCGCGACGACCGCCCACCTCGACGGCCCGCTCGCGGCGGTCGACTTCTTCCTCGGCGACTGA
- a CDS encoding glycoside hydrolase family 3 N-terminal domain-containing protein, giving the protein MATRKEIKTDARARLAEEKAAVKQRRAELKAMPPAERTAARAADRAEARAAKKAAKQERKAARASMSRAERREAKRRERAYCRLKARPRRIAGWGVAVAIVTVIAVLITPVVRDIGRLFSIDVDSATAAGAAARETGAEVTEAISDEGIVLLENTGDVLPLTDGTVNVFSFASFNLHYGGAGSGGANQSSAVTLYDALEAQGIDYNRELYAAMEEAGAETAAGSSNGLIAIAEMLLSGDEGAEPEPDYLTEDVLAQAREFSDVAMVVIGAGASEAADMTAESLRITDEQRALLDVLTANFDDVVVVINSGNTMELGFIEEYPQITGAVWIGTPGPAGAVSLAKVLTGEVNPSGHLADTYAYDVTSAPATENLGDHRYDNVSRGVLEYEEGIYVGYRYYETRYADDAAYDEVVQYPFGHGRSYTTFDWAAAQPTVDADEVSIDVTVRNTGDVAGKDVVQVYYAAPYTPGGIEKSAIELAGYAKTSLLEPGQAETVTVDFAVRDMASWDQDDRQAYVLEAGDYDIVVGTDVHSPLFTFETTVAEDVVYAADEVTGVAYENRFGYADGDLTSLSRADWEGTYPDSSDMDLTASDELLAIMDPEIEPAEGEAPTYGADNGLMLEDLKGLAYDDPQWELFLDQLTVDEQIALFARGAYITEEIERLGIPSAILLDGPAGLNYLFGDMTAASFATEAVVSATWNTDLAHELGLAIGAEANAYGVQGWYAPGMNLDRTAMGGRNFEYFSEDPLLSGTMSAAMVSGAESQGVLTFMKHFALNEQEVNARAPGVNVFVDEQALRELYLRPFEITVKEGGVSGVMSSFINIGGRWSGGNEQLLQEVLRGEWGFEGVVSTDAVLGGFMDPALAVRYGNDLMLAMLPSSTASATEEALEADPVGVGGGLRDRVHAVLYAVLQTDLFE; this is encoded by the coding sequence ATGGCAACACGGAAAGAGATCAAGACCGACGCCCGCGCACGCCTCGCCGAGGAGAAGGCGGCCGTGAAGCAGCGTCGCGCCGAGCTGAAGGCGATGCCGCCCGCCGAGCGCACGGCGGCCAGGGCCGCCGACCGCGCCGAGGCGCGCGCCGCCAAGAAGGCCGCGAAGCAGGAGCGCAAGGCCGCGCGCGCGTCGATGAGCCGCGCCGAGCGCCGCGAGGCGAAGCGGCGCGAGCGCGCCTACTGCCGGCTCAAGGCCCGCCCGCGCCGCATCGCCGGGTGGGGTGTGGCCGTCGCGATCGTCACCGTGATCGCCGTGCTGATCACCCCGGTCGTGCGCGACATCGGGCGACTGTTCTCGATCGACGTCGACAGCGCGACGGCCGCCGGCGCCGCCGCACGTGAGACGGGCGCCGAGGTCACCGAGGCGATCTCGGACGAGGGCATCGTGCTGCTCGAGAACACCGGGGACGTCCTGCCGCTGACCGACGGCACCGTGAACGTCTTCAGCTTCGCCTCGTTCAACCTCCACTACGGCGGCGCCGGATCGGGAGGAGCGAACCAGTCGAGCGCCGTGACGCTCTACGACGCGCTCGAGGCCCAGGGCATCGACTACAACCGCGAGCTGTACGCGGCGATGGAGGAGGCCGGGGCCGAGACCGCGGCCGGCTCGAGCAACGGACTCATCGCGATCGCGGAGATGCTGCTGAGCGGTGACGAGGGCGCCGAGCCCGAGCCCGACTACCTCACCGAGGACGTCCTCGCCCAGGCGCGCGAATTCTCGGACGTCGCGATGGTCGTCATCGGCGCCGGCGCCTCGGAGGCTGCGGACATGACCGCCGAGAGCCTGCGCATCACCGACGAGCAGCGCGCTCTGCTGGACGTCTTGACCGCGAACTTCGACGACGTCGTCGTCGTCATCAACTCGGGCAACACGATGGAGCTCGGCTTCATCGAGGAGTACCCGCAGATCACGGGCGCCGTCTGGATCGGCACGCCCGGCCCCGCGGGCGCCGTGTCGCTCGCCAAGGTGCTCACGGGAGAGGTCAACCCGTCGGGCCACCTCGCGGACACCTATGCGTACGACGTCACGAGCGCTCCCGCCACCGAGAACCTCGGCGACCACCGCTACGACAACGTCAGCCGCGGCGTGCTCGAGTACGAGGAGGGCATCTACGTCGGCTACCGCTACTACGAGACGCGCTACGCCGACGACGCCGCCTACGACGAAGTCGTCCAGTACCCGTTCGGCCACGGCCGGAGCTACACCACCTTCGACTGGGCCGCGGCGCAGCCGACGGTGGATGCCGACGAGGTCTCGATTGACGTGACGGTGCGCAACACCGGCGACGTCGCCGGCAAGGACGTCGTCCAGGTCTACTACGCGGCCCCCTACACGCCGGGCGGCATCGAGAAGTCGGCGATCGAACTCGCCGGCTACGCCAAGACCTCGCTCCTCGAGCCCGGTCAGGCCGAGACCGTTACGGTCGACTTCGCCGTGCGCGACATGGCGTCGTGGGATCAGGACGACCGTCAGGCGTACGTGCTCGAGGCGGGCGACTACGACATCGTGGTCGGCACCGACGTGCACAGCCCGCTGTTCACGTTCGAGACCACCGTGGCCGAGGACGTCGTCTACGCCGCCGACGAGGTGACCGGCGTCGCATACGAGAACCGCTTCGGCTACGCCGACGGCGACCTGACCTCCCTGTCGCGCGCCGACTGGGAGGGCACCTACCCCGACAGCTCCGACATGGACCTGACCGCATCGGACGAGCTGCTCGCGATCATGGATCCCGAGATCGAGCCCGCCGAGGGCGAAGCGCCGACGTACGGCGCCGACAACGGCCTGATGCTCGAGGACCTGAAGGGTCTCGCCTACGATGACCCGCAGTGGGAGCTGTTCCTGGACCAGCTCACCGTCGACGAGCAGATCGCGCTGTTCGCGCGCGGTGCCTACATCACCGAGGAGATCGAGCGTCTCGGCATCCCCTCGGCGATCCTGCTCGACGGCCCCGCCGGCCTCAACTACCTCTTCGGCGACATGACCGCCGCGTCGTTCGCCACCGAGGCTGTCGTCTCGGCGACGTGGAACACCGACCTCGCACACGAGCTGGGCCTGGCGATCGGCGCCGAGGCGAACGCGTACGGCGTGCAGGGGTGGTACGCCCCCGGCATGAACCTCGACCGCACCGCCATGGGCGGCCGCAACTTCGAGTACTTCTCGGAGGACCCGCTGCTGTCGGGCACGATGAGCGCCGCGATGGTCTCGGGCGCCGAGAGCCAGGGCGTGCTGACCTTCATGAAGCACTTCGCGCTCAACGAGCAGGAGGTCAACGCCCGCGCTCCCGGCGTGAACGTCTTCGTCGACGAGCAGGCGCTGCGCGAGCTCTACCTGCGCCCCTTCGAGATCACCGTCAAGGAGGGCGGCGTCTCGGGTGTCATGTCGTCGTTCATCAACATCGGCGGCCGCTGGTCCGGCGGCAACGAGCAGCTGCTGCAGGAGGTGCTCCGCGGCGAGTGGGGCTTCGAGGGCGTCGTGTCGACGGATGCCGTCCTCGGCGGCTTCATGGACCCGGCCCTCGCGGTGCGCTACGGCAACGACCTGATGCTCGCGATGCTCCCGAGCTCGACGGCATCCGCGACCGAAGAGGCCCTCGAAGCCGACCCGGTCGGCGTCGGCGGGGGTCTGCGCGACCGCGTCCACGCGGTGCTGTACGCGGTGCTCCAGACGGACCTGTTCGAGTGA
- a CDS encoding glycoside hydrolase family 3 C-terminal domain-containing protein translates to MTDADLRLLDTRDDAVTDPRISAMTLAEKASLMSGANFWNTKAIERLGIRSIMLTDGPHGLRKQGGAADHLGLNASLPATCFPTAATLANSWDEDLAVRVGEALGAEAAAENVSVLLGPGLNIKRNPLAGRSFEYFSEDPLLSGSMAASMIRGIQSRGVAASAKHFAVNSQETHRMSIDEIVDERALHELYLEGFRIAITRGGAWTVMSSYNKVNGTYANENRDLLDDILRRRWGFDGLIVTDWGGNNDRVAGIVAGNALEMPSTNGVTDREIVRAVESGALDESILDARVGEMLALIDRTAVVDAPPADHARHHELAIDAARRSIVLAANDRGTLPLGPRSGRIAVVGEFAARPRYQGAGSSLVNPTRVDSPLDALRRTDLDIVGYEPGFRRRDVASRRLRDRALRLAARADVVLLFLGLDESAEAEGVDRAHMRLAQNQLTLTRELVALGVRVVAVLAGGAPVELPFADDVDAVVLGYLGGQGLGPALADVLTGRVDPSGRLAETYPLRYADVPSSASFGRTEATSEHRESIYLGYRYYDKVGAAVRYPFGHGLGYTTFAYSDLTATRTSARVTVANTGEREGDEVVQLYVEAPDAARGRFRAPRELAGFAKVRLLPGESATVEIAIAEHAFHIFDTRIHDWRVEPGAYTVMAGASSRDIRVSSRIDVEGEAVESDAADALPHYASGHVEQVGQSEYEALLGRPVPASTWPTDRPLTRDDIIAQTKGRGGFASVLHTLIVTTSRMLLLVGRPHAANNVLFVLDLPFRSVERMSGGRVDAGMLDGLLLMVNGRFLRGVRHAWSAWRTRRTEARVAGEN, encoded by the coding sequence ATGACCGATGCTGATCTGCGACTGCTCGACACGCGGGACGACGCTGTGACAGACCCGCGCATTTCGGCGATGACGCTCGCCGAGAAGGCGTCACTGATGTCGGGCGCGAACTTCTGGAACACGAAGGCGATCGAGCGTCTCGGCATCCGCTCGATCATGCTCACCGACGGCCCGCACGGACTGCGCAAGCAGGGCGGCGCCGCCGACCACCTCGGCCTGAACGCGAGCCTGCCCGCGACCTGCTTCCCGACCGCGGCCACCCTGGCCAACAGCTGGGATGAGGACCTCGCCGTCCGTGTGGGCGAAGCCCTGGGCGCCGAGGCCGCCGCCGAGAACGTCAGCGTCCTGCTCGGCCCTGGTCTGAACATCAAGCGCAACCCGCTCGCGGGCCGCAGCTTCGAGTACTTCTCGGAGGACCCGCTGCTGTCGGGTTCGATGGCGGCGTCGATGATCCGCGGCATCCAGTCGCGCGGGGTCGCCGCCAGCGCCAAGCACTTCGCGGTCAACAGCCAGGAGACCCACCGCATGTCGATCGACGAGATCGTCGACGAGCGGGCGCTGCACGAGCTGTACCTCGAAGGGTTCCGGATCGCCATCACGCGCGGCGGCGCCTGGACCGTGATGAGTTCGTACAACAAGGTCAACGGCACCTACGCGAACGAGAACCGCGACCTGCTCGACGACATCCTGCGGCGCCGCTGGGGCTTCGACGGACTCATCGTCACCGACTGGGGCGGGAACAACGACCGCGTCGCCGGGATCGTCGCGGGCAACGCGCTCGAGATGCCGTCGACGAACGGCGTCACCGACCGCGAGATCGTCCGCGCCGTCGAGAGCGGTGCGCTCGATGAATCGATCCTCGACGCGCGCGTGGGCGAGATGCTCGCGCTCATCGACCGCACCGCCGTCGTGGATGCGCCGCCCGCCGACCACGCCCGGCACCACGAGCTCGCGATCGACGCCGCCCGCCGCTCCATCGTGCTCGCCGCCAATGACCGCGGCACCCTCCCGCTCGGCCCCCGATCGGGGCGCATCGCCGTCGTCGGCGAGTTCGCGGCCCGGCCGCGCTATCAGGGCGCCGGCAGCTCGCTGGTCAACCCCACGCGCGTCGACTCGCCGCTCGACGCCCTGCGACGCACCGACCTCGACATCGTCGGCTACGAGCCGGGCTTCCGCCGGCGCGACGTCGCCTCGCGGCGCCTGCGCGACCGCGCGCTGCGCCTCGCGGCCCGCGCCGACGTCGTGCTGCTGTTCCTGGGCCTCGACGAGTCCGCCGAGGCCGAGGGCGTCGACCGCGCGCACATGCGCCTCGCGCAGAACCAGCTCACGCTCACGCGCGAACTGGTCGCCCTCGGCGTCCGCGTCGTCGCGGTGCTCGCCGGTGGCGCGCCGGTCGAGCTGCCGTTCGCCGACGACGTCGACGCCGTCGTGCTCGGCTACCTCGGCGGACAGGGCCTCGGCCCCGCACTCGCCGACGTGCTCACGGGGCGGGTCGATCCGAGCGGCCGACTGGCCGAGACGTATCCGCTGCGCTACGCGGACGTGCCGAGTTCGGCATCCTTCGGGCGCACCGAGGCGACGAGCGAGCACCGCGAGAGCATTTATCTCGGCTACCGCTACTACGACAAGGTCGGCGCGGCGGTCCGCTATCCGTTCGGCCACGGGCTCGGCTACACGACCTTCGCGTACTCGGACCTGACGGCGACCCGGACCTCCGCGCGCGTGACGGTCGCGAACACCGGCGAGCGCGAGGGCGACGAGGTCGTCCAGCTCTACGTCGAGGCGCCGGACGCCGCGCGCGGCCGCTTCCGCGCGCCGCGCGAGCTGGCCGGCTTCGCGAAGGTGCGACTGCTTCCGGGCGAGAGCGCGACCGTCGAGATCGCGATCGCCGAGCACGCCTTCCACATCTTCGACACCCGCATCCACGACTGGCGCGTCGAGCCCGGCGCGTACACCGTCATGGCGGGTGCCTCGTCGCGCGACATCCGCGTGAGCTCACGCATCGACGTCGAGGGCGAAGCCGTCGAGTCCGATGCCGCCGACGCCCTCCCGCACTACGCGAGCGGGCACGTCGAGCAGGTCGGTCAGAGCGAGTACGAAGCCCTGCTGGGACGCCCGGTCCCGGCATCCACCTGGCCGACCGATCGACCCCTGACGCGCGATGACATCATCGCGCAGACGAAGGGGCGCGGCGGCTTCGCGAGCGTGCTGCACACGCTCATCGTCACGACGAGCCGCATGCTGCTGCTGGTGGGGCGCCCCCACGCGGCGAACAACGTGCTCTTCGTGCTCGACCTGCCCTTCCGGTCGGTCGAGCGCATGTCAGGAGGCCGCGTCGACGCCGGCATGCTCGACGGCCTCCTGCTGATGGTCAACGGCCGATTCCTGCGCGGCGTCCGCCACGCATGGTCGGCCTGGCGCACGCGCCGCACCGAGGCGCGCGTCGCCGGTGAGAACTGA